The following proteins are co-located in the Dromaius novaehollandiae isolate bDroNov1 chromosome 10, bDroNov1.hap1, whole genome shotgun sequence genome:
- the NR2E3 gene encoding photoreceptor-specific nuclear receptor — MAASPAGSVVSAGLEDSPSGLSPAPGKALSPVLLCKVCGDTSSGKHYGIYACNGCSGFFKRSVRRKLIYRCQAGTGLCPVDKAHRNQCQACRLKKCLQAGMNKDAVQNERQPRSTAQVRLDSIELDAELPPEHLATAREGPPAPCPPPRGPTTGAPGPRPPTPPTNHRFMASLMTAETCAKLEPEDADETVDVTGSEPERAVSEYQLAPYPAGSPENVYETSARLLFMAVKWAKNLPVFSNLPFRDQVILLEEAWSELFLLCAIQWSMPLESCPLLAVPELAPGAPGKLAPTTVDVRVLQETLTRFKALAVDPTEFACMKAVVLFKPETRGLKDPEQVENLQDQSQVMLGQHNRTHYPGQPVRFGKLLLLLPALRFISSERVELLFFRRTIGNTPMEKLLCDMFKN, encoded by the exons ATGGCTGCGTCCCCAGCGGGGTCCGTGGTGAGCGCTGGGCTGGAGGACAGCCCCTCGG GGCTGAGCCCGGCCCCCGGCAAGGCGCTGAGCCCCgtgctgctgtgcaaggtgtgcGGGGACACGAGCAGCGGGAAGCACTACGGCATCTACGCCTGCAACGGCTGCAGCGGCTTCTTCAAGCGGAGCGTGCGGAGGAAACTCATCTACAG GTGCCAGGCGGGGACGGGGCTGTGCCCGGTGGACAAGGCGCACCGCAACCAGTGCCAGGCCTGCAGGCTGAAGAAGTGCCTGCAAGCCGGCATGAACAAGGATG CCGTGCAGAACGAGCGGCAGCCCCGCAGCACGGCCCAGGTCCGCCTGGACAGCATCGAGCTGGACGCCGAGCTGCCGCCCGAGCACCTGGCCACTGCGCGTGAGGGCCCGccggccccctgcccgcccccccggggccccaccaccggcgccccggggccccggccaCCCACGCCGCCCACCAACCACCGCTTCATGGCCAGCCTAATGACCGCCGAGACCTGCGCCAAGCTGGAGCCCGAGGACG CTGATGAGACCGTCGATGTGACGGGCAGTGAGCCTGAGCGGGCCGTCAGCGAGTACCAGCTAGCGCCCTACCCGGCGGGCAGCCCCGAAAATGTCTACGAGACCTCGGCCCGTCTCCTCTTCATGGCCGTCAAGTGGGCCAAGAACCTCCCGGTCTTCTCCAACCTGCCCTTCCGTGACCAG GTGATCCTGCTGGAGGAAGCCTGGAGCGAGCTGTTCCTGCTCTGTGCCATCCAGTGGTCCATGCCCCTGGAGAGCtgcccgctgctggccgtgcccGAGCTGGCCCCCGGCGCCCCTGGCAAGCTGGCACCCACCACCGTGGACGTCCGCGTCCTGCAGGAGACCCTCACCCGCTTCAAGGCGCTGGCCGTCGACCCCACCGAGTTTGCCTGCATGAAGGCCGTGGTGCTCTTCAAGCCAG AGACCCGCGGCCTGAAGGACCCCGAGCAGGTGGAGAACCTGCAGGACCAGTCCCAGGTGATGCTGGGCCAGCACAACCGGACGCACTACCCCGGGCAGCCCGTCAG GTTCGGGAAGCTGCTGCTACTCCTGCCGGCCCTGCGCTTCATCTCCTCGGAGCGCGTCGAGCTCCTCTTCTTCCGCCGCACCATCGGCAACACCCCCATGGAGAAGCTGCTCTGCGACATGTTCAAGAACTGA
- the LOC112992409 gene encoding uncharacterized protein LOC112992409, which translates to MTARPLGVSEPGAGVVPEGKAGPSATARLSAMMNFLSQVSAVVKAMPGTDGPFLQPWSWLRAWVSSSTQAAAGAASTAAFFLCEGLLGQHFEVVPNGAAEPQPGDLFLFPLASAGPGWWGAHAGVYCGNGEIIHLEAGIVAKHGKSHLLRTRGPAKVLRRKGGLDRAALQRRVRTAMDEAVEYNAVTCNCVHFALALLGLGQLAVGTISPTLQ; encoded by the exons ATGACCGCGCGGCCGCTGGGCGTGAGCGAACCCGGGGCTGGCGTGGTGCCTGAGGGCAAGGCAGGGCCGAGCGCCACGGCTCGGCTTTCTGCCATG ATGAACTTCCTCTCCCAG GTGAGCGCCGTGGTCAAGGCCATGCCCGGCACGGACGGGCCATTCCTCCAGCCCTGGAGCTGGCTGCGTGCCTGG GTGAGCAGCTCCACACAG gccgcggccggggcggcgagcACGGCCGCCTTCTTCCTCTGCGAGGGGCTGCTGGGCCAGCACTTCGAGGTGGTGCCCAACGGGGCAGCCGAGCCCCAGCCCGGCGACCTCTTCCTCTTCCCGCTGGCCTCGGCGGGCCCTGGCTGGTGGGGCGCCCACGCCGGCGTGTACTGCGGCAACGGGGAGATCATCCACCTGGAAG CGGGGATCGTGGCCAAGCACGGCAAGAGCCATCTCCTGCGGACGCGGGGCCCGGCCAAGGTgctgaggaggaagggaggactGGACCGGGCGGCGCTGCAGCGGCGGGTCCGCACCGCCATGGACGAGGCCGTGGAGTACAACGCCGTCACCTGCAACTGCGTGCACTTCGCGCTCGCCCTGCTGGGCCTGGGCCAGCTCGCCGTGGGCACG ATCTCCCCGACGCTGCAGTGA
- the AP3B2 gene encoding AP-3 complex subunit beta-2 isoform X2, which produces MILTSAASRHPSPPRIPACRHRASRSAAAMAAGQAYSEEKGGSSSLGEPEYGHDPASGGIFSSDYKRHDDLKEMLDSNKDSLKLEAMKRIVAMIARGKNASDLFPAVVKNVACKNIEVKKLVYVYLVRYAEEQQDLALLSISTFQRGLKDPNQLIRASALRVLSSIRVPIIVPIMMLAIKEAASDMSPYVRKTAAHAIPKLYSLDSDQKDQLIEVIEKLLADKTTLVAGSVVMAFEEVCPERIDLIHKNYRKLCNLLIDVEEWGQVVIINMLTRYARTQFLSPNQNESLLEESAEKAFYGSDEEDAKDAKAEAASLVKCKPYVMDPDHRLLLRNTKPLLQSRNAAVVMAVAQLYFHLAPKAEVGVIAKALVRLLRSHSEVQYVVLQNVATMSIKRRGMFEPYLKSFYIRSTDPTQIKILKLEVLTNLANETNISTILREFQTYIRSMDKDFVAATIQAIGRCATNIGKVRDTCLNGLVQLLSNRDELVVAESVVVIKKLLQMQPAQHSEIIKHMAKLTDNIQVPMARASILWLIGEYCEHVPKIAPDVLRKMAKSFTNEEDIVKLQVINLAAKLYLTNSKQSKLLTQYVLNLAKYDQNYDIRDRARFIRQLIVPTEKSGALNKYAKKLFLAQKPAPILESSFKDRDHFQLGSLSHLLNAKAVGYQELPDWPDEAPDPSVRNVEVPEWTKCTSREKRKEKVEKPFYSDSEGESGPTESADSEPESVSEESESSSSEGSSSSGSEEEEEGSGDQSEDKEEEEKRKKKKEKEAPRKASLESAGSRSEEEEEEGVKKGKKKKQQQGRKGRDETSSEEASASESSSSESDSGSEVQESPAEVEGKRRKAPASTKPGPRATAAGPKEISLLDLDDFTPPPPQPVPSSNIVSTSLVTDLEGLTLTDTSLAPALLSPAFGSVRTYELLHRMTGEGLSVEYCFSRRPFPHDPHMVAVQIQISNNTDAEVKSLRISEPKPLSGMRIQEFPEIESLAPGDTASVVMGIDFCDSTQAANFQLCTHTRHFYVSIQPPVGELMAPVFMSENEFKKEQGKLTGMSEITEKLTLPEKCRSDHAIVQQVTSAANVGRVPCGADNEYRFAAKTVTSGSLVLITLEKREGAAAQLTVNSEKMVIGTMLVKDIVQALVQ; this is translated from the exons ATGATCCTGACATCAGCTGCATCCCGGCATCCCAGCCCACCCCGCATCCCGGCCTGCCGCCACCGCGCatcccgctccgccgccgccatggccgccggGCAGGCCTACAGCGAGGAGAAGGGCGGCTCCTCCAGCCTGGGCGAGCCCGAGTACGGCCACGACCCGGCCAGCGGCGGCATCTTCTCCTCCGACTACAAGCG GCATGATGACCTCAAGGAGATGCTGGATAGCAACAAGGACTCGCTCAAGCTGGAGGCCATGAAGAGAATCGTGGCG ATGATCGCCCGTGGGAAGAACGCCTCCGATCTCTTCCCAGCTGTCGTCAAAAATGTGGCCTGCAAGAATATCGag GTGAAGAAGCTGGTGTACGTGTACCTGGTGCGCTACGCCGAGGAGCAACAGGACCTGGCCCTGCTCTCCATCTCCACCTTCCAGCGAGGACTCAAG GACCCCAACCAGCTGATCCGCGCCAGCGCCCTGCGGGTCCTCTCCAGCATCCGTGTGCCCATCATCGTGCCCATAATGATGCTGGCCATCAAAGAGGCAGCGTCGGACATGTCCCCATACGTGCGCAAGACAGCCGCCCACGCCATCCCCAAACTGTACAG CCTGGACTCAGACCAGAAGGACCAGCTCATTGAAGTGATTGAGAAGCTGCTGGCAGACAAGACCACG CTGGTGGCCGGCAGCGTGGTGATGGCATTTGAGGAGGTCTGTCCCGAGCGCATCGACCTCATCCACAAGAACTACCGCAAGCTCTGCAATCTGCTCATCGACGTGGAGGAGTGGGGCCAAGTGGTGATCATCAACATGCTGACGCGTTACGCACGCACCCAGTTCCTCAGCCCCAACCAGAAT GAGTCCCTGCTGGAAGAGAGCGCTGAGAAGGCCTTCTACGGCTCCGATGAGGAGGACGCCAAGGACGCCAAGGCGGAGGCTGCCTCACTGGTGAAGTGCAAGCCCTATGTCATGGACCCTGACCACCGCCTGCTGCTGCGCAACACCaagcccctgctgcagagccgcaACGCTGCG GTGGTGATGGCCGTGGCTCAGCTCTACTTCCACCTGGCACCTAAGGCTGAGGTTGGCGTCATAGCCAAGGCACTGGTGCGACTCCTGCGGAGCCACAG TGAGGTGCAGTACGTCGTGTTGCAGAATGTGGCCACCATGTCCATCAAGCGGAGG GGAATGTTTGAGCCCTACCTAAAGAGCTTCTACATCCGCTCCACGGACCCCACACAGATCAAGATCCTCAAG CTGGAGGTCCTCACCAACCTGGCCAATGAGACCAACATTTCCACCATCCTGCGGGAGTTTCAG ACCTACATCCGCAGCATGGACAAAGATTTTGTGGCAGCCACCATCCAAGCCATCGGGCGCTGTGCCACCAACATCGGGAAGGTGCGGGACACCTGCCTCAATGGCCTGGTCCAGCTCCTCTCCAACCGGGATG agctggttgTGGCCGAATCCGTGGTGGTCATCAAAAAGCTGCTGCAGATGCAGCCGGCCCAGCACAGTGAGATCATCAAGCACATGGCCAAGCTCACTGACAACATCCAG GTGCCCATGGCACGGGCCAGCATCCTGTGGCTCATCGGGGAGTACTGCGAGCACGTACCCAAGATCGCACCTGATGTGCTGCGCAAGATGGCCAAGTCCTTCACCAATGAGGAGGACATCGTGAAGCTGCAGGTCATCAACCTGGCAGCTAAGCTCTACCTGACCAACTCCAAGCAG AGCAAGCTGCTGACCCAGTACGTACTCAACTTGGCCAAGTACGACCAGAACTACGACATTCGGGACCGGGCCCGCTTCATCCGCCAGCTCATCGTGCCCACTGAGAAGAGTGGGGCCCTCAACAAGTATGCCAAGAAGCTTTTCCTGGCCCAAAAACCTGCTCCCATCCTGGAATCCTCCTTCAAAG ATCGGGACCATTTCCAGCTGGGCTCCCTGTCCCACCTGCTTAACGCCAAGGCAGTTGGCTACCAGGAGCTGCCCGACTGGCCGGACGAGGCCCCCGACCCTTCCGTGAGGAACGTGGAG GTTCCCGAGTGGACCAAGTGCACCAGCCgtgagaagaggaaggagaaggtggaGAAACCTTTCTACTCCGATTCAGAGGGCGAGTCAGGGCCAACTGAGTCAGCAGACAGCG AGCCTGAGTCCGTCAGCGAGGAGAgcgagagcagcagcagcgagggcagctccagctccggcagcgaggaggaagaggaaggcagcGGGGACCAGTCagaggacaaggaggaggaggagaagaggaagaagaagaaggagaaggaagccCCTCGGAAAGCATCCCTGGAGAGCGCTGGCAG ccgcagcgaggaggaggaggaggaaggggtgaagaagggcaagaagaagaagcagcagcaggggaggaaGGGCCGTGACGAGACCTCGTCCGAGGAGGCCAGCGCCTCCGAGAGCAGCTCGTCTGAGTCAGACTCGGGCTCCGAGGTGCAGGAGTCACCAGCAGAGGTGGAGGGCAAGCGGAGGAAGGCG CCTGCCAGCACCAAACCCGGTCCCAGGGCCACTGCCGCAGGCCCCAAGGAAATCTCCCTGCTCGACCTGGATGACT TCACCCCGCCTCCTCCCCAGCCCGTCCCCTCCAGCAACATCGTCTCCACCAGCCTGGTGACTGACCTGGAAGGTCTCACGCTCACCGACACCTCCCTGGCACCTGCT CTGCTGAGCCCGGCGTTCGGCTCGGTGAGGACCTACGAGCTGCTGCACCGCATGACGGGCGAGGGGCTCTCCGTCGAGTACTGCTTCAGCCGCCGGCCCTTCCCGCACGACCCCCACATGGTGGCTGTCCAGATCCAGATCTCCAACAACACCGATGCCGAGGTGAAGAGCCTGCGCATCAGCGAGCCCAAGCCGCTCTCGGGCATGCGGATCCAGGAGTTCCCCGAGATTG AGAGCCTGGCGCCCGGCGACACTGCCAGCGTGGTCATGGGCATCGACTTCTGCGACTCCACCCAGGCAGCCAACTTCCAGCTCTG CACCCACACACGCCACTTCTACGTCTCCATCCAGCCGCCCGTGGGGGAGCTCATGGCTCCCGTCTTCATGAGCGAGAACGAGTTCAAGAAGGAGCAGG GGAAGCTGACGGGCATGAGCGAGATCACGGAGAAGCTGACACTGCCGGAAAAATGCCGGAGCGACCACGCCATCGTCCAGCAAGTGACCTCGGCCGCCAACGTGGGCCGCGTGCCCTGCGGAGCAGACAACGAGTACAG
- the AP3B2 gene encoding AP-3 complex subunit beta-2 isoform X1 — protein MILTSAASRHPSPPRIPACRHRASRSAAAMAAGQAYSEEKGGSSSLGEPEYGHDPASGGIFSSDYKRHDDLKEMLDSNKDSLKLEAMKRIVAMIARGKNASDLFPAVVKNVACKNIEVKKLVYVYLVRYAEEQQDLALLSISTFQRGLKDPNQLIRASALRVLSSIRVPIIVPIMMLAIKEAASDMSPYVRKTAAHAIPKLYSLDSDQKDQLIEVIEKLLADKTTLVAGSVVMAFEEVCPERIDLIHKNYRKLCNLLIDVEEWGQVVIINMLTRYARTQFLSPNQNESLLEESAEKAFYGSDEEDAKDAKAEAASLVKCKPYVMDPDHRLLLRNTKPLLQSRNAAVVMAVAQLYFHLAPKAEVGVIAKALVRLLRSHSEVQYVVLQNVATMSIKRRGMFEPYLKSFYIRSTDPTQIKILKLEVLTNLANETNISTILREFQTYIRSMDKDFVAATIQAIGRCATNIGKVRDTCLNGLVQLLSNRDELVVAESVVVIKKLLQMQPAQHSEIIKHMAKLTDNIQVPMARASILWLIGEYCEHVPKIAPDVLRKMAKSFTNEEDIVKLQVINLAAKLYLTNSKQSKLLTQYVLNLAKYDQNYDIRDRARFIRQLIVPTEKSGALNKYAKKLFLAQKPAPILESSFKDRDHFQLGSLSHLLNAKAVGYQELPDWPDEAPDPSVRNVEVPEWTKCTSREKRKEKVEKPFYSDSEGESGPTESADSEPESVSEESESSSSEGSSSSGSEEEEEGSGDQSEDKEEEEKRKKKKEKEAPRKASLESAGSRSEEEEEEGVKKGKKKKQQQGRKGRDETSSEEASASESSSSESDSGSEVQESPAEVEGKRRKAPASTKPGPRATAAGPKEISLLDLDDFTPPPPQPVPSSNIVSTSLVTDLEGLTLTDTSLAPALLSPAFGSVRTYELLHRMTGEGLSVEYCFSRRPFPHDPHMVAVQIQISNNTDAEVKSLRISEPKPLSGMRIQEFPEIESLAPGDTASVVMGIDFCDSTQAANFQLCTHTRHFYVSIQPPVGELMAPVFMSENEFKKEQEHLSRLGEGKLTGMSEITEKLTLPEKCRSDHAIVQQVTSAANVGRVPCGADNEYRFAAKTVTSGSLVLITLEKREGAAAQLTVNSEKMVIGTMLVKDIVQALVQ, from the exons ATGATCCTGACATCAGCTGCATCCCGGCATCCCAGCCCACCCCGCATCCCGGCCTGCCGCCACCGCGCatcccgctccgccgccgccatggccgccggGCAGGCCTACAGCGAGGAGAAGGGCGGCTCCTCCAGCCTGGGCGAGCCCGAGTACGGCCACGACCCGGCCAGCGGCGGCATCTTCTCCTCCGACTACAAGCG GCATGATGACCTCAAGGAGATGCTGGATAGCAACAAGGACTCGCTCAAGCTGGAGGCCATGAAGAGAATCGTGGCG ATGATCGCCCGTGGGAAGAACGCCTCCGATCTCTTCCCAGCTGTCGTCAAAAATGTGGCCTGCAAGAATATCGag GTGAAGAAGCTGGTGTACGTGTACCTGGTGCGCTACGCCGAGGAGCAACAGGACCTGGCCCTGCTCTCCATCTCCACCTTCCAGCGAGGACTCAAG GACCCCAACCAGCTGATCCGCGCCAGCGCCCTGCGGGTCCTCTCCAGCATCCGTGTGCCCATCATCGTGCCCATAATGATGCTGGCCATCAAAGAGGCAGCGTCGGACATGTCCCCATACGTGCGCAAGACAGCCGCCCACGCCATCCCCAAACTGTACAG CCTGGACTCAGACCAGAAGGACCAGCTCATTGAAGTGATTGAGAAGCTGCTGGCAGACAAGACCACG CTGGTGGCCGGCAGCGTGGTGATGGCATTTGAGGAGGTCTGTCCCGAGCGCATCGACCTCATCCACAAGAACTACCGCAAGCTCTGCAATCTGCTCATCGACGTGGAGGAGTGGGGCCAAGTGGTGATCATCAACATGCTGACGCGTTACGCACGCACCCAGTTCCTCAGCCCCAACCAGAAT GAGTCCCTGCTGGAAGAGAGCGCTGAGAAGGCCTTCTACGGCTCCGATGAGGAGGACGCCAAGGACGCCAAGGCGGAGGCTGCCTCACTGGTGAAGTGCAAGCCCTATGTCATGGACCCTGACCACCGCCTGCTGCTGCGCAACACCaagcccctgctgcagagccgcaACGCTGCG GTGGTGATGGCCGTGGCTCAGCTCTACTTCCACCTGGCACCTAAGGCTGAGGTTGGCGTCATAGCCAAGGCACTGGTGCGACTCCTGCGGAGCCACAG TGAGGTGCAGTACGTCGTGTTGCAGAATGTGGCCACCATGTCCATCAAGCGGAGG GGAATGTTTGAGCCCTACCTAAAGAGCTTCTACATCCGCTCCACGGACCCCACACAGATCAAGATCCTCAAG CTGGAGGTCCTCACCAACCTGGCCAATGAGACCAACATTTCCACCATCCTGCGGGAGTTTCAG ACCTACATCCGCAGCATGGACAAAGATTTTGTGGCAGCCACCATCCAAGCCATCGGGCGCTGTGCCACCAACATCGGGAAGGTGCGGGACACCTGCCTCAATGGCCTGGTCCAGCTCCTCTCCAACCGGGATG agctggttgTGGCCGAATCCGTGGTGGTCATCAAAAAGCTGCTGCAGATGCAGCCGGCCCAGCACAGTGAGATCATCAAGCACATGGCCAAGCTCACTGACAACATCCAG GTGCCCATGGCACGGGCCAGCATCCTGTGGCTCATCGGGGAGTACTGCGAGCACGTACCCAAGATCGCACCTGATGTGCTGCGCAAGATGGCCAAGTCCTTCACCAATGAGGAGGACATCGTGAAGCTGCAGGTCATCAACCTGGCAGCTAAGCTCTACCTGACCAACTCCAAGCAG AGCAAGCTGCTGACCCAGTACGTACTCAACTTGGCCAAGTACGACCAGAACTACGACATTCGGGACCGGGCCCGCTTCATCCGCCAGCTCATCGTGCCCACTGAGAAGAGTGGGGCCCTCAACAAGTATGCCAAGAAGCTTTTCCTGGCCCAAAAACCTGCTCCCATCCTGGAATCCTCCTTCAAAG ATCGGGACCATTTCCAGCTGGGCTCCCTGTCCCACCTGCTTAACGCCAAGGCAGTTGGCTACCAGGAGCTGCCCGACTGGCCGGACGAGGCCCCCGACCCTTCCGTGAGGAACGTGGAG GTTCCCGAGTGGACCAAGTGCACCAGCCgtgagaagaggaaggagaaggtggaGAAACCTTTCTACTCCGATTCAGAGGGCGAGTCAGGGCCAACTGAGTCAGCAGACAGCG AGCCTGAGTCCGTCAGCGAGGAGAgcgagagcagcagcagcgagggcagctccagctccggcagcgaggaggaagaggaaggcagcGGGGACCAGTCagaggacaaggaggaggaggagaagaggaagaagaagaaggagaaggaagccCCTCGGAAAGCATCCCTGGAGAGCGCTGGCAG ccgcagcgaggaggaggaggaggaaggggtgaagaagggcaagaagaagaagcagcagcaggggaggaaGGGCCGTGACGAGACCTCGTCCGAGGAGGCCAGCGCCTCCGAGAGCAGCTCGTCTGAGTCAGACTCGGGCTCCGAGGTGCAGGAGTCACCAGCAGAGGTGGAGGGCAAGCGGAGGAAGGCG CCTGCCAGCACCAAACCCGGTCCCAGGGCCACTGCCGCAGGCCCCAAGGAAATCTCCCTGCTCGACCTGGATGACT TCACCCCGCCTCCTCCCCAGCCCGTCCCCTCCAGCAACATCGTCTCCACCAGCCTGGTGACTGACCTGGAAGGTCTCACGCTCACCGACACCTCCCTGGCACCTGCT CTGCTGAGCCCGGCGTTCGGCTCGGTGAGGACCTACGAGCTGCTGCACCGCATGACGGGCGAGGGGCTCTCCGTCGAGTACTGCTTCAGCCGCCGGCCCTTCCCGCACGACCCCCACATGGTGGCTGTCCAGATCCAGATCTCCAACAACACCGATGCCGAGGTGAAGAGCCTGCGCATCAGCGAGCCCAAGCCGCTCTCGGGCATGCGGATCCAGGAGTTCCCCGAGATTG AGAGCCTGGCGCCCGGCGACACTGCCAGCGTGGTCATGGGCATCGACTTCTGCGACTCCACCCAGGCAGCCAACTTCCAGCTCTG CACCCACACACGCCACTTCTACGTCTCCATCCAGCCGCCCGTGGGGGAGCTCATGGCTCCCGTCTTCATGAGCGAGAACGAGTTCAAGAAGGAGCAGG AGCACCTCTCGCGGCTGGGCGAGG GGAAGCTGACGGGCATGAGCGAGATCACGGAGAAGCTGACACTGCCGGAAAAATGCCGGAGCGACCACGCCATCGTCCAGCAAGTGACCTCGGCCGCCAACGTGGGCCGCGTGCCCTGCGGAGCAGACAACGAGTACAG